From a region of the Spelaeicoccus albus genome:
- a CDS encoding 6-phosphofructokinase, translated as MKIGILTSGGDCPGLNAVIRGAVLKGVRIYGQHFAGIRDGWRGLVEGDVFDLEQRDVRGLSKVGGTILGTSRTNPFDGNGGTESIKATLARLDIDAVIAIGGEGTLTAARRLSDEGLNIVGVPKTIDNDLSATDYTFGFDTAVSIATEAIDRLRTTAESHHRCMVVEVMGRHVGWIALHAGMASGAHAILIPEQPASLDQISEWVHEANDRGRAPVVVVAEGFIPAGHEHPHAERGLDTFGRPRLGGIGEQLAPEIEARTGIETRCATLGHLQRGGVPTAYDRILATRLGMAAIDSVVGGVWGTMVALNGTEIVHVPFADATDVLKTVPQHRYDEAAILFG; from the coding sequence TTGAAGATCGGAATACTGACGTCCGGAGGCGACTGCCCGGGATTGAACGCCGTCATTCGCGGTGCCGTGTTGAAAGGCGTGCGGATTTACGGCCAGCATTTCGCCGGAATCCGCGACGGCTGGCGAGGCCTAGTCGAGGGTGACGTTTTCGACTTGGAGCAACGCGACGTCAGGGGATTGTCGAAGGTTGGCGGCACGATTCTGGGCACATCACGCACGAACCCGTTCGACGGTAATGGCGGAACCGAATCGATCAAGGCCACGCTGGCACGGCTCGACATCGATGCGGTCATTGCCATCGGGGGAGAAGGCACGCTGACCGCCGCTCGGCGACTGTCGGATGAGGGCTTGAACATCGTCGGCGTGCCGAAGACCATCGACAACGACCTGTCGGCAACGGATTACACCTTCGGGTTCGACACGGCAGTCTCCATCGCCACCGAAGCCATTGACCGGCTGCGCACCACTGCGGAATCGCATCACCGCTGCATGGTGGTCGAGGTTATGGGCCGTCACGTTGGCTGGATAGCCCTCCATGCGGGCATGGCCTCCGGGGCGCACGCCATTTTGATACCGGAACAGCCGGCGTCCCTCGACCAGATCTCCGAATGGGTGCACGAGGCGAACGACCGCGGCCGGGCCCCGGTCGTCGTCGTCGCCGAAGGGTTCATCCCGGCCGGCCACGAACATCCGCATGCCGAACGCGGGCTCGACACCTTCGGGCGTCCGCGTCTTGGCGGGATCGGCGAGCAACTGGCGCCGGAAATCGAGGCGCGCACGGGTATTGAGACCCGCTGCGCTACGCTCGGTCACTTGCAGCGTGGCGGTGTGCCCACCGCATACGATCGGATCCTGGCCACCCGGCTCGGAATGGCGGCCATCGATTCGGTCGTGGGCGGCGTGTGGGGGACGATGGTGGCGTTGAACGGCACCGAGATCGTCCACGTGCCGTTCGCCGATGCCACCGATGTGCTGAAGACAGTGCCGCAACACCGTTACGACGAAGCGGCGATTCTCTTCGGCTAG
- a CDS encoding glycosyltransferase gives MTDSQAAGRSGDTVSDRAVTVDIALPVFNEQAAVEAAAMRLRRASRDLPYRVRIIIVDNASTDRTPAISRRLAERFDDVSYLRLNRKGRGRALKTAWQTSDADICAYMDVDLSTDLTALAPALAALASGHSDISIGSRLAHGARVQRGLKREFISRGYNTILKTALDIRYSDAQCGFKAVRRDTARALLPFVSDVGWFFDTELLTLAEWAGMRIHEIPVDWIDDPDSSVDIVATAREDLRGVVRMIGTRVRGGYPLREIADDAAFPGSGRRPAGAHRLPHQIMSFGLIGVLSTAAFALLFLLLAPALGAQTANFAALVITAIANTAANRRVTFGVRGRAGAARHQGRGLIVFGLGWALTSGALAALHTEAPDAGRATELGALVAANIAATAIRFLLLHFWVFGPREGSRLAVATDPPSRPPLNRQPVDDHPLTCKGRQS, from the coding sequence ATGACGGATTCTCAGGCGGCCGGCAGATCCGGCGACACGGTCAGCGACCGGGCGGTCACAGTCGACATCGCGCTCCCGGTCTTCAACGAGCAAGCTGCCGTGGAAGCTGCGGCCATGCGACTGCGCAGGGCCAGCCGCGATTTGCCGTACCGGGTCCGCATCATCATCGTCGACAACGCCAGCACCGACCGGACGCCTGCCATTTCCCGCCGCTTGGCGGAGCGCTTCGACGACGTGAGCTACTTGCGCTTGAATCGCAAGGGCCGGGGGCGAGCGCTGAAAACGGCCTGGCAGACCTCCGACGCGGACATATGCGCCTATATGGACGTCGATCTCTCCACCGACCTCACCGCATTGGCGCCCGCCCTTGCTGCCTTGGCCTCCGGACATTCCGATATCAGCATCGGCAGCAGACTTGCCCACGGCGCACGCGTACAACGCGGCCTGAAACGCGAATTCATATCGCGCGGGTACAACACCATTCTCAAAACGGCGCTCGACATCCGATATTCCGACGCTCAGTGCGGCTTCAAAGCGGTCCGGCGCGATACGGCACGTGCCCTGCTGCCGTTTGTCTCCGACGTGGGATGGTTCTTCGATACCGAGCTGTTGACTCTTGCCGAATGGGCGGGGATGCGGATCCACGAAATACCCGTTGACTGGATCGACGACCCGGACAGCTCGGTCGACATCGTCGCCACCGCCCGGGAGGATCTGCGCGGCGTGGTCCGGATGATCGGCACCCGGGTGCGCGGCGGCTATCCGCTTCGGGAAATAGCGGACGATGCGGCGTTCCCCGGCTCCGGACGCCGTCCGGCCGGCGCACACCGGCTTCCACACCAAATCATGAGTTTTGGGCTCATCGGGGTTCTCAGCACGGCCGCGTTCGCGTTGCTGTTTCTTCTGCTCGCGCCCGCGCTGGGCGCGCAAACGGCGAACTTCGCGGCGCTTGTCATTACGGCGATCGCCAATACCGCCGCCAACAGGCGCGTGACCTTCGGCGTCCGAGGCAGAGCCGGGGCCGCTCGCCATCAGGGCCGGGGCCTCATCGTCTTCGGCCTGGGATGGGCGTTGACGTCCGGTGCCTTGGCGGCCTTGCACACCGAGGCGCCGGACGCCGGGCGGGCCACAGAGCTCGGCGCCCTCGTAGCGGCGAATATCGCTGCCACGGCCATCCGCTTCCTGCTCCTGCACTTCTGGGTGTTCGGACCTCGCGAAGGCTCTCGACTCGCCGTCGCAACCGACCCTCCGAGCCGGCCGCCGTTGAACCGTCAGCCGGTCGACGACCACCCGCTGACCTGCAAAGGACGCCAATCATGA